Sequence from the Kineosporia succinea genome:
CCGCCTACCAGGTCGGTGACCTGGCCTCGATCGACGGGGGAGCGGGGGCCGACGTCATCCGTACCGCGGGTGACTGGAACCGCGTCCACGGCGGCGCCGGTAACGACAAGATCTACGGCGGTGACGGTCGCCAGGACATCTGGGGCGACGACGGCGACGACCTGATCCACGGCGGCAAGGGCAACGACACCCTGTACGGCGGCCGGGGCAACGACACCGTCTACGGCAACAGCGGCGCCGACACGATCTACGGCAACAGCGGCAACGACAAGCTGTCCGGCGGTCCCGGCACCGACACGCTGCTCGGCGGCACCGGCAAGAACACGATCAAGCAGTAGGCACGCGTCACCACGACCAGCCGCGCTCGGCGAGAAGCAGCTCTCGCCGGGCGCGCAGGTCGCGGCCGGCCAGCCGCACCGGCGGTGGAGTGGCGTGTCCCACCGGGGCGCACTCCGGCGCCGGCTCGGCGACGCCGGCCAGGCAGCAGGCCTTTCCGAGCAGAGCGTCGTAGGCCGCGGCGCGGGCCTCGAGCCGGGCCGCCCGGGCGAAGATCGTCTCGTCGTGGTGCAGCCGGGCCATCTCGTCGGCCAGCACGGCCAGGCGCATCTGCAGGCGCAGCGCCTCGAACGGGTCGGGTGAGGACGCCGGGGGCTCGGCCCGGCGCCAAGGGGAGAGAGCGCGTAGCAGCTCGGTGATCACGGGCAACCCTGAAACGTCGTGGTCGTTGAGGTGCGGCAGCATCGCCACCCTTCACGATACGTTCGGCGCCCTCCTGATCACCACGCGTCCTCGTGCCCTTTGAGCGCATTCACGCCGCAGCCGGACGGGCGCGGAGAGTGATCCGTATCGCCCCGGCGCGGGTCGTCCATGACATTTGGTGCGATCCGTGAACCATCACCCGGTACCGTCTCGTACGGACGTCCGGTTCAGCGGGCCCCGCCTTCACACCGTAGGGAGGGTGGATGAGCGACGCGCGCGCACGCGCCAGCGCCTCGACCGTGCGCGACGAGCTCATGGCTGAGTACCTGCGGGTCAGTGAGCAGATGCTGGCCACGCAGCGCGAGGTGATGCTCGCCTACCTGAACGACGACACCCCCGACCCCGAGGCGGCCGACGAGCGGCCCGTGCGCCGGGTGCGCACCCTGCGCCTGCTCGAGCCCGCTGACGCCACTTCCTCCGGCTCCTGGTTGCTCGTCGGCCGGGGCCCCAGGGTGAACGAACTCGCCGCCCTCCTGCGCTCACACGGTTCGGCGGTGCGGGTCGCCGACGATCTTTCGAGCCCCGTGGTGGACGTCGCGGGCGTCCTCCTCACCGGCCCACTTTCCGAGGCCCCGCGTGCTGCCCTGCCCGACGTCCACCCGCACCTGACGTGGGCGCTGAAGTCCGGGGTGGGGCGTCTCGTGGCGCTGACCGGCGGGGGGACGGAGTCCGACGGCCTCGCCGGAACCCTGCGAGCTCTCCGCCTCGGCCACCCCCACGCCCAGATCCGCCTGGTCGACATCACCGACCGGGCCCCCGAGCCCACCCTGCTCCCCGAAGTAGCCACCGAAGTCCTCCGCCCCGCCCTCCCGAACCCCCACACCCCACCGCCCGCGCCGGGTGCGGCGCCCGCTCGAGGGGTGGTGCCCACCGCGGGTGGGGTGCCTGCCTCGAGAGAAGGGACGTCGGTGGCGGCGGATCGGGCGGCTGAGGTCACGCGCTGGGGTGGACGCTGGTTCCGGGCCGAGATGACGCCCCAGCCCATCACCGGTGACCCCGGCAGTGCGGCCGAGCTGATCCGGGAGGCCGGTCTCGAGCCGGGCAGCGTCGTGCTCGTCTCCGGTGGGTTCCACGGCGTCGCAGCCGATCTGGTGCGCGACCTGGCCCGCGCCGGATGCCGTGTCGACCTGGCCGGCCCGACCGCGCCTGAGCCCCCGGCCGAAGCCCCGGCCCCGGTGTCGTGCGAGGACGAGGGCGACGCGGAGACGGCCCGCGACCTCGCCGACCTCTACGCCGCCCTGGCCCGGTCCGGAGGACTGCTGCCCGGAGCGGTCGATCTCCAGGCGCGCGAGGCCCTGGCCTCCCGCCAGGTCGGGCAGCTGCTGGCTGATCTCGCCACGACCCGCACCGCCGAGGGCCACCTCGCCGACGTCGTGCACCACCGCCTCGACACCGCCGACGAGTCCGAGGCCGTGCGCCTGGTCAAGACCGTGCTCGCCGACCGCGGCCGCCTCGACCTCGTCGTGCACGTGACCGGCGTGACCGAGCACGACCGCACGTTCGCCGGCGTCTACGCCACCGAGGCCCGCGCCGCCCGGTCCCTGCTCAACGCCCTGACCGAGAGCGGCACCTCGGGCGGGAGTGCCACTCCCACCCTGGGCACCGTGCTGCTGACCACGATCGACGCCCCGGCCGAAAGCACGATCCGGGCCGGGCAGTCCGCGCTCAGCGACACCCTCGGCCGGATCGGCGACCGTTACGCCACCACCTCCGGAAGCCGGACCGTGACGATCACGTGTGCCGACGCGTCCGCCCTGGCGCCCCTCGCCCTTCTCGGCGAACTGGCCCACGGCGAACCGCATCTGACCCAGGTGACCTACAGCTGATCGGCCGGGCGGCCCTGAGCGCCCGGGGAACTGACCGCGACGAGGTTCCGGTCTCAGGAACACGCACGCGGAGCCGCATACTCACGGACGTTAGTTGGATCCAATGTTCATTTGTTAGGATCCCGAGAAGTCGAGTCGTGAGGAGATCACGTGTCCGAGACGCTGCGCGACGGTCTGGGCGCCCTGCCCGCCGTGAGCCCGTTCCTGCTGGCGGGGGAGTGGGTGTCCGACGGGCGTGAGCTCTTCGACGTCGTCGACCCGGCCACCGAGCAGGTGCTCACCCAGGTGCCCCAGGCCACCGCGTCCGACGTCGATCAGGCCGTGCGGGCCGGGCGTCAGGCCCTGGCCGACCGCACCTGGACCGGCCTCGACCCGCTCGAACGAGCCCGGGTGCTCAACCGGATCGCCGACCTGATCGAGGCCGAGCTCGAAGATCTGGCCGTCCTCGAGACCCGCGACAACGGCAAGCCGATCGAGCGCTCGCGGGCCGACACCGCCAACGCCGCAAGAACTTTCCGGCACTACGCGGGCGCTCCCTCCCGTCTGGCCGGGGCCACCGTGCCGATCGGTGACGGCCACCACGTCTACACCACGCTGAACCCGGTGGGTGTCGCCGCGCTGATCCTGCCCTGGAACTTCCCGATCATGACCGGGGCCTTCAAGATCGCTCCGGCCCTGGCGGCCGGCTGCCCGATCGTGGTGAAACCGGCCGAGCAGACGCCTCTCACGATGCTCCGCCTGGCGGCGATCATGCGCGAGGCCGGGGTGCCCGACGGTGTGGTCAGCGTTCTCACCGGTGACGGGCGGGTGGGTGCCGCACTGGTGGAACATCCTGGCGTGTCGAAGGTCTCGTTCACCGGCAGCACCGAGGTGGGGCGCCTGGTGGGCCGTTCCGCCGCCTCCACGTTCAAGCGGGTCACGCTCGAGCTCGGGGGCAAGAGCGCCAACATCGTGTTCGCCGACGCCGATCTGGATGCGGCCGTCACCATGGCCATGCGGGCCTCGTTCGGTCACTCCGGCCAGATGTGCACGGCGGGAAGCCGCCTGCTGGTGCAGAACTCGATCCTTCCGGAGATGACGGCGCGGCTCACCGCGGCGGTCGCGAAGGTGCCGATGGGAGACGGGCTGGGCGGCGGGGTCTCGGTCGGCCCGTTGGTCTCGGCGGAGCAGAGGGCGCAGGTGCTCGGCTACGTCGAGCAGGGGGTCGCCGAGGGGGCGGAGCTGGTGGCCGGGGGTGGGACACCCTCCGGCCCGGGCTATTACGTCGAGCCCACGCTGTTCACCGGGGTGCGCAACGACATGGTGATCGCCCGCGAGGAGATCTTCGGCCCGGTCGTGGGCGTGATCGGTTTCGACGACGAGGACGAGGCGATCGCGATCGCCAACGACTCCAGTTACGGCCTGGCGGGCGGGGTCTGGACCAACGACCTGCGCCGGGCTCACCGGGTCGCGGCGCGCATCGACGCCGGCACGATCTGGGTCAACACCTACAACATCTTCGACCCCGCCCTGGGTTTCGGCGGTGTGAAGGACTCCGGCATCGGCCGTGACCTGGGTGATGAGGCGCTGCTCGGCTACACGGAGAGCAAGGCCGTGGTCGTGGCGCTGTAGAGCCACCTGTTCAAATTGGATCCATCTCGCATAGAATTGGATGCAGATGGATCGACGTTGCTATCACGAGGCGGTTGGTGTGGAGAGCTCGCTACAGGTGCGCGGCCCGATCGACGTGGCGGCCGAGCGGGCGCGCACGCCGGGAGCGGCCGTCACGCATCACTTCAATGCCGCGGGCTCGGCCCTGCCGACCGCCTCGGTGGTGCAGGCCGTGGTCGACCACCTCCGGCTGGAGGAGCGGATCGGCGGGTACGAGGCCGCGCACCAGGTGGCCGACCGGATCGAGGCGGTCTACGGCGACGCGGCCCGGCTGATCGGGGCGCAGGCGCCGGAGATCGCGCTGTTCGACAGTGCCAGCACCGGCCTGCGCTCGATCGTCGACGCGCTCCGCCTCGGGGAGAACAAGAGTCGCCTGCTGGTCAGCCGGTCGACCTACGTCAGCCACGCGCTGCACCTGATGAGCCTGGGCCGAGAGCACGACGTCGAGCTGGTGGTCGTGCCCAACGACCCGAACGGCACGATCGACCTGACCGCGCTCGACGGGCAGCTCGCCTCCGGCGGCCCGGCCGTGGTCTGCGTCGCGCACATCCCCACCTCGTCCGGCCTGGTCGAGCCGGTCGCCGCGATCGGCGCCCTGGCCCGGCGTCACGGCGCCCGCTACGTGCTCGACGCCACGCAGTCCGTCGGCCAGGTGCACATCGACGTCACCGAGATCGGGTGCGACGTCCTCGTCACCACCGGCCGCAAGTTCCTCCGGGCCCCGCGCGGCACCGGATTCGCCTACGTCAGTGCCGGCCTCGACCTCCCCCCGACCGCACCCGACGTGCGCGGGGCGGTCTGGACCGCGTCCACCAGCTGGGAACTCAAGCCCGGGGCGCGCCGGTTCGAGACCTGGGAGGCGTCGATCGGGGCACGCGTCGGGCTGGGGGTGGCGCTCGAGGAGGCCCTGTCCCTCGGAACCGAGCAGACCGAGCGGCATCTCGTGGCCCGCGCCGCGTCCCTGCGCGAAAGTCTGGCGGAGACACCGAAGGTGACCGTCCAGGATCCGCCGTGCTCCCCGTCCGCCATCGTGACCTTCACCGTCGACGGCATCACCCCGCTGCGGGTGAACGAGCAGCTCGGCCGGCTGGGCGTGCGCACGGTCTCGGTGCCGGCCTCGCACGCGCAGTGGGACCTGGGCGCGCGGGGCGTGGACGCGGTGGTGCGGGCGTCGGTGCACGTCTACAACGATGACGACGACATGGCTGCGCTGGTGGACGCGGTCGCCCGGATCGCGACGGGGGGCTGACATGACGGACGTCGACGTGGTCGTGGTCGGGCTCGGGATTCACGGCTCGGCCGCCGTTCATGAGCTGAGCCGGCGCGGGGTCGAGGTGCTCGGGCTGGAACGGTTCGATCCGGGCCACAGCCGGGGATCGTCGCACGGACGCACCCGGATGATCCGCCGGGCCTACCCGAACCAGCTCTGGAACCCGCTCGTGGAAAGGGCCTACGCCGGCTGGGCCCGCTGGGAGGCGGCCTTCGGCACCCCGCTCCTGCATCGCACGGGAGGTCTCTACACCTATGCGGGCGAGTCGAGTATGCAGGGGCCGGGTACCTCGGTACTGAAGGGCCGGTCCGAGATGGCCGCGGTCATGCCGGGATTCGTCGCACCGGAGGGGTATGCGGGGGTTCACGATCCTGACGCCGGAGTGCTCGAGGCCTCGACGGCGCTGAGGGGCGCTCAGGAAGGTGCGGTGGCCGACGGCGCTGTTCTCGCGTTCGGCGAGAGCGTGCTGTCGTGGCGTCAGAAGGGGGAGGGTGTGGTCGTGACCACCGACCGTCGCGAGATCAGCTGCCGCAAGCTGGTTCTCACGGCCGGGTCCTGGTCCGGCACACTGGTTCCCGAACTGGCCCACCTGTTCGAGGTCTGGCGCATCGTCACGGTCACCCTGGCCGCCGGGCAGAGCGCCGGGCAGCCGCCGCAGCTCGGCTGCTTCTCGGTCGACCGGCCGGAGGGCCTGGTGTTCGGCATTCCCGACGCCGACGGCAACGGGTTCAAGGCCGGAATCGACGCCGGAAAGGTCTGGGATCCGGACGAACCCGCGACTCCGGCCACGCCGGCCGAGATCGACGAGCTGGTCACCCTGATGACGAGCTACGTGCCGGGCATCGAGCCGGAGGTGGCCGAGGTCGCGTCGTGCCTCTACACCATGACCGCCGACAGACGTTTCGTCATCGGCACCCTGCCCTGGTCGCCCGCCGTCACCGTCGCCGCGGCCTGCTCCGGGCACGGGTTCAAGTTCGGTCCCGCCGTGGGGGAGGCCGTGGCCGACCTGGTGCTCGGGAACCCGCGGGAAGACCTGGAATTCGTCGGCGTACAGCGCCATCACGTGAGGAGTACGCAGTGACGCGCCACTGGAACGACCCGCTCACCGAGGACGAGATCGCCGGGGTGATCGCCCTGGTCCGGGCCGACGCCCGCATCGGTGACCGGCCGCGCTTCTGGGGTATCGCGGTGGACGAGGCCCTCGCCCGCGCCCTGGCCCCCGGTCAGGGCCGCCCGGTGCGCACCGTGGTGATGAACCCGGACGCGCACGCCGCGTGGGAGGTCGCGGCCTGGACGGCCGGCGACGACCGCGAGGCCTCGCTGGCGACCTGGCGGGACGTGGACGCCAAGCGCCCCGGCGTCTCCAGCGAGGAGGCCCGGCTCGTGGCGCAGGCCTGCCGGGAGGACCAGGGGCTGAAGGACGCCCTGGCCAAGCGCGGGATCACCGACGTGTCGCTGGTCTGGGTCGACCCCGAGTCGATCACCGGGTTCGAGCCCGAGGGCTACGAGGACCGCCGGCTTTCGTGGGGCACGGTGTGGCACCGCGAGAGCGCCGACGACAACGGATACGCCCGTCCGGTGGCCGGCCTGGTGCCGATCATCGACCTGGAGACGCTCGAGGTCCTCTCCATCGAAGACCACGGCGTGCTGCCGATGGCCTCCGAGCACGGCAACTACCGTTCGGGCAGCTGGGGTCCCGACCGGGAGGTGTCCCCGCTCGAGATCATCCAGCCCGAGGGGCCCGGTTTCGGCATCGACGGGCAGCTGATCACCTGGCAGGACTGGGCCTTCCGCATCGGGTTCACGCACCGCGAGGGCATGGTGCTGCACGACATCACCCACGCCGGGCGGTCGATCGTGAAGCGCGCGGCGGTGAACGAGATGTACGTGCCCTACCTCGACCCCGACCCCACGGCCTACCGCAAGAACTTCTTCGACTGGGGCGAGTACGGCGCCGGACCGCTCACCGCCTCGCTCGAGCTGGGCTGTGACTGCCTGGGCGAGATCCGCTACTTCGACGCCGCGGTGGTGAACGGCCACGGTGACGCGCGCACCATCAAGAACGCGGTCTGCCTGCACGAGGAGGACTACTCGATCCTCTGGAAGCACGTGAACACCCGCACCGGCGAGGCCGACGTGCGCCGCGCCCGGCGTCTGGTGGTCTCGTTCTTCGCCACGGTCGCCAACTACGACTACGGCTTCTACTGGTCGTTCTACCAGGACGGCATGATCGAGCTGGAGATCAAGCTCACCGGCGTCATGTCGGTCTCGGGCATCGCCGACGACGCGCGGCCGGCCTACGGGCGCCTCGTCAGCCCCAACGTGCAGGCGCCGAACCACCAGCACTACTTCGGCATGCGCATGGACATGGCCGTCGACGGCCCGGTCAACCGGCTCTACGAGGTGCACTCCGAGGTCGAGGAGGACGAGGAGCTCAACCCGTACGGCAACGCCTGCAAGGTGGTACGCACCCCGCTGCTGACCGAGAAAGCCGCTGCGCGCCGGGCCAATCCGGCCGCGTCGACGTTCTGGCTGGTCGAGAGCGACGACACGGTGAACCGGTACGGCGACAAGACCGCGTACCGGCTGTCGATCCAGAACACCGCACGGCTCTTCGCAAAGCCGGGCAGCGTGGTGGAACGCAAGGCGCCGTTCGTCGGGCAGCACCTGTGGGCCTCGGTGTTCGACGGCAACGAGCGGTTCATCGCCGGGGAGTACCCGAACCAGGCCGATCTGGGGGCCGACGGCATCCAGGCCTGGCAGCAGGCCGACCGGTCGCTCGACGGTGCGGAACTCGTGCTCTGGCCGGTGATCGGGGTGCATCACGTGCCGCGTCCGGAGGAGTGGCCGATCATGCCGGTGCACCGCCTCGGCATGCGCCTGGAGCCGGACGGCTTCTTCGACCGCAACCCGTCGCTGGATCTGCCGGCGCCGATGAGCCACGGCGCTGCCGACGAGTGCTGTCACTGAAAGACCAAGGGCGACAATGAAGGACGCGTCGACCGACGCGTCCTTCATCGTCGCCTTGGGGGATCTACCCCCGGAAGACCGTGCTCGACCGGCGCTCGTACCAGTGCGCCAGGTGCTCACCGGCCTTGCGCACGTGCTCACGCATCTCACGGCCGGCCGCCTCGGTGTCACCGGCCGCGAGCGCCGCCACGATGCGCTCGTGCTCGCGGAAGTTCTCCTCGCGCTGCCGGGCGTCGTTGACGATGAGGGCCGACGACACGTTGCGCGGGAACGTCTCGTTGATGTCGTTGACCGCGCGGCCCAGCCGGGCATTGGCCGAGATGGTCAGGATCAGCGTGTGGAAGACGTCGTTGGCGGGCTTGCCGGTGGCCTCGGGGGTCTCACCGCGGCTCACCGCCGACGACTGGTCGTACATCGACCGGTTCGCGCGCCGCAGCTCGTCGAGCTCGGCGTCGGTGACCCGGTCGACCGCCCGGGTGGCAGCCAATGCCTCGAGCTCGGCGCGCACCTCGTAGGCCTCGCGGACCTCCCAGGGGGCCGGAACCCGCACCACGGCGCCACGATTGGGCAGCACCTCGATCAGCCCGCCACTCTGCAGCTGGCGCAGGGCCTCGCGGATCGGGGTACGGCTCACCCCGAAGTCGGTGGCGAGTTCGGCCTGCCGCAGCTGGGCGCCGATCGGGATCTCGCCCGACATGATGCGCTCACGGATGCGCGCTGCCACGTCGTCCACCAGGGCGTGCCCCGATGCAGCGTCCACTGTTGTTCCCTTCGCGAAAAGCTCAACTCGACGAAGCTAGCAGAACTCCACGGATCGGACCCAAGTCCGACAAGTGTGGGTGGGAAGTCTGTCTAATGGGATCCACGACTGTTAAGTTGGGATCCATTCACTGCTTTGGTCGAGGAGGTCGTCGGTGCTGAAGCGCGAGGACAACGAGAAGCTCACCCGGACCGGGCCGGGCACCGCGCTGGGCGGGCTGATGCGGGCCTACTGGCAGCCGGCGGCACTGGTCTCCGAGATGTCCGACGAGAAACCGGTCAAGGCGGTGCGGCTGTTCGGCGAAGACCTGGTGCTCTTCCGTAAGCCCGACCGCACCTGGGGTCTGATCAGCCGGTACTGCGCCCATCGCGGGGTCGACCTGTCGTACGGCCGGCTGGAGGACGGTGGCCTGCGCTGCCTCTACCACGGCTGGCTCTTCAACGCCGACGGTCGTTGCGTCGACCAGCCCGCCGAGCCCGAGCACAGCCGGTTCGCCGACAAGATCCGGGTCTCGAGCTACCCGTGCCAGGAGAAGAACGGCATCATCTTCGCCTACCTGGGCGCCGGTGATCCGCCGCCGTTCCCGAACTACGACTGCTTCGCCGCGCCCGACGAGTACACGTTCGCGTTCAAGGGCCTGTGGGAGTGCAACTGGCTGCAGGGGGTGGAGGGCGGCATCGATCCCAGTCACGTCTCGTTCCTGCACCGCTTCATCGACGAGGACCCCCGCGAGACCTACGGCCAGCAGTTCAGCGAGGAGGTCGAGGGCACCGGCACGAAGCTGTCCAAGCTGGTCGGCGACCACTTCCGGCCCGACATCGAGGTGGAGAGCGCGGCCCACGGCCTGCGGGTGTTCGCGGTGCGGCAGCTGACCGAGGCCCTCAAGCATGTGCGGGTCACGAATCTGCTGTTCCCCAACGCCTTCGTGGTGCCGTTCGGCAGGACCAAGGTGTTCACGCAGTGGCACGTGCCGATCGACGACCACCATCACTACTGGTACATGATCTGGTACGACTACGCCGAGAAGACCGACAAGGAGACACTTCTGCGGCAGCGCCTGGCCGAGGTCAGCCTGCCCGACTACCGCCCGCTGCGAAACCGTTCCAACGACTGGGGTTTCGATCCGGTCGAGCAGAGAACGACCACCTACACCGGCATGGGCCTGGACATCAACGTCCACGACCAGTGGGCGGTGGAGAGCATGGGCCCGATCCAGGACCGCACCGTCGAGCGTCTCGGCGTCTCCGACCGGGCCGTCACCGCGAACCGCCGGCTGCTGCTGAAGGCGATCGACGCGTTCGCCGCCGGTGGGCGGCTGCCCGCGCACCCGCTCGACGAGACGGAGGCCGCCGCCTGCACCGGACCGCTCGCGGTCGACACCACCGCGGCCAACGAGAACTGGCAGGAACACTGGGTTTCCGTGGATGCCGAGCGCCGGCAGGCTTCCCCGTGGGCCTCCCGGTCACCGGAGAACGCCGATGCCTGACGACGCGTCTGCACTCGCCTTCCCGGGGCCGGCCCGGCGCAACCACGACGAGCGCGACGTGGCCGCGGCGGGTGAGGGGCGCAGCGCCCGCCCGATGCTGGCCAAGGACCGCGGGGGGTTCGTCGACGAGTTCGGGCTCCGGAGCGAGGCGCAGTACGCCGCCTCGGCCCAGATGCGCCGGGTGATCGACGAGATCGGCCTGGAGATGGTTCGATTCGCGTTCGTCGACCAGCACGGTCTGCTGCGCGGCAAGACGATCGCCCGCTCCGCCGTCGCCGCGGCCATGCGCTCGGGTCTCACCGCGCCCAGCTCGCTGCTGCTGAAGGACACGTCCGGCAAGTCCGTGTTCCCGGTCTTCGCACCTGACGCCGGACTCGGGGTCCGTCAGCTCTCCGGGGCGGGTGACGTGGTGCTGGTGCCCGACCCGACCACGTTCCGGGTGCTGCCCTGGGCCGCGCGCACCGGGTGGATCCTCTGCGACCTGCGTTTCCCCGACGGGTCGGACGTGGCGTTCAGCACCCGGGACCTGCTGCGGCGCCAGCTGTCGGAGCTGGAGCGCACCGGCTACCGGATGACGGTGGGGGCGGAGCTGGAGTTCCACGTCTTCCGTCCCGTCGCGGGCGTTCCCGGGGCCGGACCCCGGATGGAACCGACCTCCCCCGGTTCCCAGCTGCTGCACGAAGAGGGCCTGGACACCTTCGACGACCTGGTGCAGGCGCTCTACCGGGGGCTGACGGCGCTCGACCTGCCGCTGCGGTCGATCGAGCTGGAGTTCGGGCCGAGCCAGCTGGAGATCACGATGGAGGCCGCGGACGCGGCGGAGACGGCCGACGCGGTGGTGCTGTGCCGCAGTGCCGTGCGCCAGATCGCGCGGCGCCTGGGCTACGAGGCCACGTTCATGTCGAGGCCGCAGGGTGCCGAGAGCGCTTCCACCGGCTGGCATCTGCACCAGTCGCTCACCTCGGCCGAATCGGGGCAGCCGGTGTTCGCGGCGCCGGACGGCCTCTCCCCGGTGGCCCGCGGTTACCTGGAGGGCCTGCTCACGCACGCCCGGGGTGCGGCGGCCTTCAGCACCCCGACCGTCAACGGGTACAAGCGTTATCAGCCCTACTCGCTGGCGCCGGACCGGGTGGCCTGGGGCGTGGACAACAAGGGGGCGATGGTGCGGGCCGTCATCGGCGGCGCGGGCACCCGGCTGGAGAACCGCACCGGTGAGCCGGCCGCGAACCCGTACCTCTACATCGCCTCGCAACTGGTCAGCGGCCTGGACGGGATGCGGCGCGGCCTGGCGCTGCGGGAACCGGTCGCGAACCCCTACGAGAGTGATGCGCCCCGACTTCCGCGCTCGCTCGGCGAGGCGGTCGAGGCGCTGGAACACGATCCGGTCTTCGCCGACGCGCTGGGGGCCGACACGGTGGCCTGGTACGCCGCGATCAAGCGCCGCGAGTTCGAGCGCTACCTGCTGCACGTCTCGGACTGGGAGCAGAGGGAGTACCTCGGGATGTTCTGAGTCCGGTGGCCGATCACTACCCTGCACGGCATGAGGGTGGCGTCGCTGGGGTACCGGACCGATCTGATGCTGCGCGGGCTGGGTGGCTCCGATGTCTCCGACCGCGGGTCGCACCTGGTCGTGCGCACACCGTCGAACCCGGCGTACTGGTGGGGCAACTTCCTGCTGCTGCGGGAACGGCCCGGCCCGGGGGAGTGGCCGGGCTGGGTGCGGGAGTTCGCCCGTGAGTTCCCCGAGGCGCCGCACGTCGCACTCGGTCTCGACCGTCCCGACGGCACGGTCGGGGACATCGACGGCGCGATCGACCTGGGCCTGGACGTTCTCGTCGACACCGTGCTCACCGCCTCCGCGCTGCGGGCGCCGGCCGCGGCCGACGCCGAGATCCGCCCGCTGTTCGGTGACGCCGACTGGGAGCAGGCGGTGCAGCTGCGCCTGGCACTCGACGAGGTCCGCGTGACCCCGGCCCACGCGGGGTACCTGCGGCGCAAGGTGGCCGAGCACCGCCGGCTGGCCGAGGCCGGGCACGGGGTCTGGTTCGGCGCCTTCGTCGAGGGGACGATGCGCTGCGGCGCCGGGCTCTACACCGACGGCGAGGGGGTTGCCCGCTACCAGAACGTGGAGACCCACCCGGGGTTCCGGCAGCGCGGCCTGGCCTCGTCGCTGGTGCACCAGCTCGGCGAGTGGGGCCTGCACCGCCCGGACGTACGCGAGCTGGTCATCGTGGCCGACCCGGGGTACCACGCGATCCGCCTGTACCGCGCCCTCGGCTTCCAGGACACCGAGCACCAGGTGCAACTGCAGCGCCCGCCCTTCGGCTGACGTTCCGGCCGGTCGGCGTCGTCGCAGGTGGGACGGGGTGGAACGTCCCAGGCGGGCCGATCCGGGGACGGCGGGACAAGGCCGGCCGCAGGCTGGGGCCACCCCGATCCCGCTGCGAAAGGCCGCCTGATGCCTGCCGTTCCCCTCCCCGCCGATCTCCCCGCCGGCACCGGTGCGCCCGAGCCCACCGACGCGTCCGTCATCAAGACCCGGCTGCCCCCGATCCGCCCCAGCGAGCGCTGGCCCTGGATCCTGCCCCTCGCGGTCACGTACTTCCGGATGCGCCGCCGGGTGAAGTGGCTCGTCGGTGGTGCGACCTTCACCCGTACCCGCAGCACCGAACCGCTGCCCGTGCTGGTGAAGCGTCACCGCTCGCTGTTGCTCAGGCAGCTCGGCGACGCCGACATGTGGCTCCAGCGCAACAAGGTCATCAACCTGCGCATCGCCGCCGGCCAGCTCGACGGGGTCGTCATCGCACCCGGCGAGACGTTCTCGTTCTGCCGGCTGGTCGGCCGGGCCACCGCGAAGAAGGGCTACGTCGTCGGGATGTTCCTGTCCGGCGGCGAGGTGAGGCCCGACATCGGCGGGGGCATCTGCCAGGCCGCGAACCTGCTGCACTGGATGGCCCTGCACAGCCCACTGACGATCGTCGAGCGCTCGGAGCACAGCTTCGACCCGTTCCCCGACTCCGGCCGCGTGATCCCCTGGGGGACCGGGACGTCCATCTTCTACAACTACATCGACCTGCAGCTGCGCAACGACACCGACGTGCCC
This genomic interval carries:
- a CDS encoding aldehyde dehydrogenase family protein, giving the protein MSETLRDGLGALPAVSPFLLAGEWVSDGRELFDVVDPATEQVLTQVPQATASDVDQAVRAGRQALADRTWTGLDPLERARVLNRIADLIEAELEDLAVLETRDNGKPIERSRADTANAARTFRHYAGAPSRLAGATVPIGDGHHVYTTLNPVGVAALILPWNFPIMTGAFKIAPALAAGCPIVVKPAEQTPLTMLRLAAIMREAGVPDGVVSVLTGDGRVGAALVEHPGVSKVSFTGSTEVGRLVGRSAASTFKRVTLELGGKSANIVFADADLDAAVTMAMRASFGHSGQMCTAGSRLLVQNSILPEMTARLTAAVAKVPMGDGLGGGVSVGPLVSAEQRAQVLGYVEQGVAEGAELVAGGGTPSGPGYYVEPTLFTGVRNDMVIAREEIFGPVVGVIGFDDEDEAIAIANDSSYGLAGGVWTNDLRRAHRVAARIDAGTIWVNTYNIFDPALGFGGVKDSGIGRDLGDEALLGYTESKAVVVAL
- a CDS encoding aminotransferase class V-fold PLP-dependent enzyme; amino-acid sequence: MESSLQVRGPIDVAAERARTPGAAVTHHFNAAGSALPTASVVQAVVDHLRLEERIGGYEAAHQVADRIEAVYGDAARLIGAQAPEIALFDSASTGLRSIVDALRLGENKSRLLVSRSTYVSHALHLMSLGREHDVELVVVPNDPNGTIDLTALDGQLASGGPAVVCVAHIPTSSGLVEPVAAIGALARRHGARYVLDATQSVGQVHIDVTEIGCDVLVTTGRKFLRAPRGTGFAYVSAGLDLPPTAPDVRGAVWTASTSWELKPGARRFETWEASIGARVGLGVALEEALSLGTEQTERHLVARAASLRESLAETPKVTVQDPPCSPSAIVTFTVDGITPLRVNEQLGRLGVRTVSVPASHAQWDLGARGVDAVVRASVHVYNDDDDMAALVDAVARIATGG
- the solA gene encoding N-methyl-L-tryptophan oxidase, whose product is MTDVDVVVVGLGIHGSAAVHELSRRGVEVLGLERFDPGHSRGSSHGRTRMIRRAYPNQLWNPLVERAYAGWARWEAAFGTPLLHRTGGLYTYAGESSMQGPGTSVLKGRSEMAAVMPGFVAPEGYAGVHDPDAGVLEASTALRGAQEGAVADGAVLAFGESVLSWRQKGEGVVVTTDRREISCRKLVLTAGSWSGTLVPELAHLFEVWRIVTVTLAAGQSAGQPPQLGCFSVDRPEGLVFGIPDADGNGFKAGIDAGKVWDPDEPATPATPAEIDELVTLMTSYVPGIEPEVAEVASCLYTMTADRRFVIGTLPWSPAVTVAAACSGHGFKFGPAVGEAVADLVLGNPREDLEFVGVQRHHVRSTQ
- a CDS encoding primary-amine oxidase, with amino-acid sequence MTRHWNDPLTEDEIAGVIALVRADARIGDRPRFWGIAVDEALARALAPGQGRPVRTVVMNPDAHAAWEVAAWTAGDDREASLATWRDVDAKRPGVSSEEARLVAQACREDQGLKDALAKRGITDVSLVWVDPESITGFEPEGYEDRRLSWGTVWHRESADDNGYARPVAGLVPIIDLETLEVLSIEDHGVLPMASEHGNYRSGSWGPDREVSPLEIIQPEGPGFGIDGQLITWQDWAFRIGFTHREGMVLHDITHAGRSIVKRAAVNEMYVPYLDPDPTAYRKNFFDWGEYGAGPLTASLELGCDCLGEIRYFDAAVVNGHGDARTIKNAVCLHEEDYSILWKHVNTRTGEADVRRARRLVVSFFATVANYDYGFYWSFYQDGMIELEIKLTGVMSVSGIADDARPAYGRLVSPNVQAPNHQHYFGMRMDMAVDGPVNRLYEVHSEVEEDEELNPYGNACKVVRTPLLTEKAAARRANPAASTFWLVESDDTVNRYGDKTAYRLSIQNTARLFAKPGSVVERKAPFVGQHLWASVFDGNERFIAGEYPNQADLGADGIQAWQQADRSLDGAELVLWPVIGVHHVPRPEEWPIMPVHRLGMRLEPDGFFDRNPSLDLPAPMSHGAADECCH